The following coding sequences lie in one Apium graveolens cultivar Ventura chromosome 3, ASM990537v1, whole genome shotgun sequence genomic window:
- the LOC141713662 gene encoding uncharacterized protein LOC141713662 isoform X1 produces MQNHWLQKSLGLFDGAMRSSFNTLNCPQVPVRNLNKRRAHQKMRTDSSLAIQVSSIMLQTEEGGESTKSSQIPGSFTSEERCRIPVGIIGGVSVVSTLIFLEKLVWWSSRSGGESAPFIVCSDPSISRLHLPPNCEKNGTDHYDRYSIIENLRQKRVFLEQSGARCIVMPCHISHLWHGEVSLGCSVPFLNIGDCVARELKEAKFRPLEAGSCVRIGVLSDNSSSIAAFYKKKLQSQGFEVVLPDKPTMEHAVLPAMEALKKKDIEGAQNLLRISIHLLLMSAVNTIVLASDELRNVLPPNDPLLKRCVDPMDALVRSTIRWGRTSQKAVYHK; encoded by the exons ATGCAGAATCACTGGCTACAGAAGTCACTAGGGTTGTTTGATGGAGCAATGAGAAGCTCCTTCAACACCCTAAACTGTCCACAGGTCCCTGTAAGAAATTTAAACAAGAGAAGAGCTCATCAGAAGATGAGAACAGACTCGTCCCTGGCTATACAAGTTTCTTCTATAATGTTACAAACTGAAGAAGGTGGAGAATCAACTAAATCAAGTCAGATTCCAGGTTCGTTTACATCCGAAGAAAGATGCAGAATCCCAGTTGGTATCATTGGTGGAGTATCTGTGGTATCAACGCTAATTTTCTTGGAAAAGCTTGTTTGGTGGAGTTCAAGAAGCGGAGGTGAATCTGCTCCCTTCATCGTCTGCAGTGATCCGTCGATCAGCAGACTTCATCTACCTCCAAATTGTGAGAAAAATGGAACTGATCACTATGATCGTTACTCGATCATTGAGAATTTGAGACAGAAAAGGGTGTTTCTGGAGCAATCAGGAGCGCGTTGTATTGTTATGCCATGCCATATTTCTCATTTGTGGCACGGAGAGGTGTCACTAGGATGTTCTGTGCCTTTTCTTAACATAGGAGATTGTGTTGCCAGGGAGCTCAAAGAAGCAAAGTTTAGACCACTAGAAGCTGGGAGTTGTGTCCGAATCGGGGTACTGTCAGATAACTCAAGTTCAATAGCAGCCTTTTACAAGAAAAAACTACAGAGTCAG GGATTTGAGGTTGTGTTACCAGACAAACCAACAATGGAGCATGCAGTGTTACCAGCAATGGAAGCGTTGAAGAAGAAAGATATCGAAGGAGCAcaaaatctgttaagaatttcgATTCATTTACTTTTAATGAGCGCAGTGAACACCATCGTCCTTGCCAGTGATGAGCTGAGAAATGTTTTGCCACCTAATGATCCTCTTCTCAAGAGATGTGTTGACCCAATGGATGCTCTGGTCAGATCGACTATAAGATGGGGAAGGACTTCTCAGAAAGCTGTATATCACAAGTAA
- the LOC141711164 gene encoding RNA-binding protein involved in heterochromatin assembly dri1-like isoform X2, with the protein MSSGDWMCGLCQHLNFKKRDSCQRCRFPKFGSEADMASYGINREEVLAGDWYCNVMNCGTHNYASRTNCFRCGALKQDLYGYGAGMMTSGGYASENTVPPGWKSGDWICNRYGCGVHNYANRKECYKCKTPKEYG; encoded by the exons ATGAGCAGCGGAGATTGGATGTGTGGTTTGTGCCAGCATTTGAATTTTAAGAAACGAGATTCATGCCAGCGTTGCAGATTCCCCAAGTTTGGCAGCGAGGCTGATATGGCATCCTATGGGATCAACAGAGAAGAAGTCTTGGCTGGGGATTGGTACTGCAATGTCATGAACTGTGGAACACATAATTATGCTAGCAGAACAAATTGCTTCAGATGTGGTGCATTAAAACAAGATCTTTACGGGTATGGTGCTGGCATGATGACATCAGGAGGGTATGCAAGCGAAAATACAGTTCCTCCTGGTTGGAAAAGTGGTGACTGGATTTGCAATAG ATATGGATGTGGAGTACACAACTATGCCAATAGGAAGGAATGTTACAAATGCAAAACACCGAAGGAATACGGTTAG
- the LOC141713662 gene encoding uncharacterized protein LOC141713662 isoform X2 — MQNHWLQKSLGLFDGAMRSSFNTLNCPQVPVRNLNKRRAHQKMRTDSSLAIQVSSIMLQTEEGGESTKSSQIPGSFTSEERCRIPVGIIGGVSVVSTLIFLEKLVWWSSRSGGESAPFIVCSDPSISRLHLPPNCEKNGTDHYDRYSIIENLRQKRVFLEQSGARCIVMPCHISHLWHGEVSLGCSVPFLNIGDCVARELKEAKFRPLEAGSCVRIGVLSDNSSSIAAFYKKKLQSQNREHIFLDRDLRLCYQTNQQWSMQCYQQWKR, encoded by the exons ATGCAGAATCACTGGCTACAGAAGTCACTAGGGTTGTTTGATGGAGCAATGAGAAGCTCCTTCAACACCCTAAACTGTCCACAGGTCCCTGTAAGAAATTTAAACAAGAGAAGAGCTCATCAGAAGATGAGAACAGACTCGTCCCTGGCTATACAAGTTTCTTCTATAATGTTACAAACTGAAGAAGGTGGAGAATCAACTAAATCAAGTCAGATTCCAGGTTCGTTTACATCCGAAGAAAGATGCAGAATCCCAGTTGGTATCATTGGTGGAGTATCTGTGGTATCAACGCTAATTTTCTTGGAAAAGCTTGTTTGGTGGAGTTCAAGAAGCGGAGGTGAATCTGCTCCCTTCATCGTCTGCAGTGATCCGTCGATCAGCAGACTTCATCTACCTCCAAATTGTGAGAAAAATGGAACTGATCACTATGATCGTTACTCGATCATTGAGAATTTGAGACAGAAAAGGGTGTTTCTGGAGCAATCAGGAGCGCGTTGTATTGTTATGCCATGCCATATTTCTCATTTGTGGCACGGAGAGGTGTCACTAGGATGTTCTGTGCCTTTTCTTAACATAGGAGATTGTGTTGCCAGGGAGCTCAAAGAAGCAAAGTTTAGACCACTAGAAGCTGGGAGTTGTGTCCGAATCGGGGTACTGTCAGATAACTCAAGTTCAATAGCAGCCTTTTACAAGAAAAAACTACAGAGTCAG AACAGAGAACACATTTTTTTGGACAGGGATTTGAGGTTGTGTTACCAGACAAACCAACAATGGAGCATGCAGTGTTACCAGCAATGGAAGCGTTGA
- the LOC141711163 gene encoding zinc finger CCCH domain-containing protein 39-like — MSSHTGLNKHLTCSDDLVDNRKLASFKTKMCTEWEITGQCPFGWRCHFAHGHSELQVPGSQIKAETLPAIAEATHERTTDEVLPKWKIPKKITNIYADWLEDLVPPEKLLR, encoded by the exons ATGTCGAGCCACACTGGACTAAATAAGCATTTGACTTGTTCTGATGATTTGGTTGATAACAGAAAGCTTGCATCTTTCAAAACAAAGATGTGCACCGAATGGGAGATCACTGGCCAATGCCCCTTTGGATGGAGATGTCACTTTGCTCATGGACACTCTG AATTGCAGGTGCCTGGTTCCCAGATCAAAGCTGAGACCCTGCCTGCAATTGCGGAGGCAACACATGAAAGAACGACTGATGAGGTCTTGCCAAAGTGGAAAATACCAAAGAAGATTACTAATATTTATGCTGATTGGCTGGAAGATCTCGTTCCGCCTGAGAAGTTGCTGCGCTAG
- the LOC141711165 gene encoding early nodulin-93-like — protein sequence MTNDMAKRCSHEGVVAGAKAAAVATIATAIPTVASARMLPWARTYLNHTAQALIISTVAGAAYFIVADKTILATARRNSFEKSSVSDMEE from the exons ATGACTAACGATATGGCGAAACGTTGTTCTCATG AAGGTGTTGTTGCTGGAGCAAAAGCTGCTGCTGTTGCTACCATTGCAACCGCCATTCCCACC GTAGCTAGTGCTAGAATGCTGCCTTGGGCAAGAACTTACCTGAACCACACTGCACAGGCTCTCATCATCTCCACAG TGGCTGGTGCAGCATATTTCATAGTTGCAGACAAGACCATTCTAGCGACAGCAAGGCGAAACTCCTTCGAGAAGAGCTCAGTTTCTGACATGGAAGAGTGA
- the LOC141711164 gene encoding RNA-binding protein involved in heterochromatin assembly dri1-like isoform X1 yields MSSGDWMCGLCQHLNFKKRDSCQRCRFPKFGSEADMASYGINREEVLAGDWYCNVMNCGTHNYASRTNCFRCGALKQDLYGYGAGMMTSGGYASENTVPPGWKSGDWICNRYGCGVHNYANRKECYKCKTPKEYGGAV; encoded by the exons ATGAGCAGCGGAGATTGGATGTGTGGTTTGTGCCAGCATTTGAATTTTAAGAAACGAGATTCATGCCAGCGTTGCAGATTCCCCAAGTTTGGCAGCGAGGCTGATATGGCATCCTATGGGATCAACAGAGAAGAAGTCTTGGCTGGGGATTGGTACTGCAATGTCATGAACTGTGGAACACATAATTATGCTAGCAGAACAAATTGCTTCAGATGTGGTGCATTAAAACAAGATCTTTACGGGTATGGTGCTGGCATGATGACATCAGGAGGGTATGCAAGCGAAAATACAGTTCCTCCTGGTTGGAAAAGTGGTGACTGGATTTGCAATAG ATATGGATGTGGAGTACACAACTATGCCAATAGGAAGGAATGTTACAAATGCAAAACACCGAAGGAATACG GTGGTGCAGTGTAA